Proteins encoded together in one Qingshengfaniella alkalisoli window:
- a CDS encoding ABC transporter permease, translated as MARALTPIAVTALLLAAWQALVLLADLPSFILPSPWRVTTALWDNAGLIGEHAIITLTEVLLGLLVGSLLGALTALTLVSSPVARHLIRPVLVLTQALPVFALAPILTLWLGYGLWSKVLMAVLIIYFPVASAFFDGLMQTPKGWLDLAQTMQASKRATLWRIRVPAAIPSLASGLRLAAVYAPIGAIIGEWVGASKGLGYLMLLANGRAKIDLMFAALVVLATMTLLLHRLVGWGCDRLEARLR; from the coding sequence TCACGGCCCTGTTGCTCGCCGCATGGCAGGCGCTGGTGCTGCTGGCGGACCTGCCCTCCTTCATCCTGCCCTCGCCTTGGCGCGTGACGACGGCGCTATGGGACAATGCCGGGCTGATCGGCGAGCATGCTATCATCACCCTGACGGAGGTCCTGCTGGGTCTGCTCGTCGGCTCCCTGTTGGGCGCACTCACCGCACTGACGCTTGTCTCGTCACCTGTCGCGCGCCACCTGATCCGGCCGGTTCTGGTGCTGACGCAGGCCCTGCCCGTCTTCGCGCTTGCACCGATCCTGACGCTCTGGCTGGGCTATGGGCTGTGGTCCAAGGTGCTGATGGCCGTGTTAATCATCTATTTCCCCGTGGCCTCCGCCTTCTTCGACGGGCTGATGCAAACGCCCAAGGGCTGGCTCGATCTGGCGCAGACCATGCAAGCGAGCAAACGCGCGACGCTCTGGCGCATCCGCGTCCCCGCCGCTATTCCATCGCTCGCGTCCGGTCTGCGGCTCGCCGCCGTTTACGCGCCCATCGGTGCGATCATCGGCGAATGGGTGGGGGCCTCGAAAGGGTTGGGCTACCTGATGCTGCTTGCGAATGGGCGGGCCAAGATAGACCTGATGTTCGCCGCGCTCGTCGTGCTGGCAACAATGACCCTACTGCTGCACCGCCTCGTTGGCTGGGGTTGCGACCGACTG